A stretch of the Bremerella alba genome encodes the following:
- the rpmE gene encoding 50S ribosomal protein L31 — protein sequence MREKIHPKYIDTVVKCGCGNSFTTRSTRKEIVVDVCNVCHPFYTGKERFLDAGGRIEKFKNKFAGNYASLSKKKKK from the coding sequence ATGAGAGAAAAAATCCACCCCAAATATATTGATACAGTCGTGAAGTGCGGTTGTGGCAATTCGTTCACCACGCGAAGCACCCGCAAGGAAATCGTGGTCGACGTTTGCAACGTGTGCCACCCTTTCTACACCGGTAAGGAACGCTTCCTTGACGCGGGCGGTCGTATCGAGAAGTTCAAGAACAAGTTCGCAGGCAACTACGCCAGTCTGTCGAAGAAAAAGAAGAAGTAG
- the ubiE gene encoding bifunctional demethylmenaquinone methyltransferase/2-methoxy-6-polyprenyl-1,4-benzoquinol methylase UbiE, producing MAIDKSGTRVRQMFSEIAGNYDRMNHLLSMNIDKYWRWRTVKIVPPTGDSPILDVCTGTGDLALAYYKAADGKVQVEATDFCPEMLEVGEVKKQKLGINGQVRFQEADTQQLPFDDDTFQIVSVAFGLRNVADTDLGLKEMARVCRPGGKIAVLEFSQPRYQPIRGLYQFYFKNILPRVGQALAKNKQDAYKYLPDSVGEFPHGEALAERMRAVGLKDVYFKPFTFGVATLYVGTK from the coding sequence ATGGCGATCGACAAATCGGGAACCCGCGTTCGACAGATGTTCTCGGAAATTGCGGGCAACTATGACCGCATGAATCATCTTTTGTCGATGAATATCGACAAATACTGGCGTTGGCGAACCGTTAAAATCGTCCCCCCTACTGGCGATAGCCCTATCTTGGACGTCTGCACAGGGACCGGCGACCTGGCCCTGGCGTACTACAAAGCAGCCGATGGTAAAGTTCAAGTCGAAGCCACAGACTTCTGCCCCGAAATGCTTGAGGTCGGCGAAGTTAAGAAGCAAAAACTCGGCATCAACGGTCAGGTTCGCTTTCAAGAGGCCGATACCCAGCAACTTCCCTTCGATGACGACACGTTTCAGATCGTCTCCGTCGCGTTTGGTCTCCGGAATGTTGCCGATACCGATCTGGGCCTGAAAGAGATGGCTCGCGTTTGCCGGCCCGGAGGTAAGATCGCGGTGCTCGAGTTCTCGCAACCCCGTTATCAGCCAATCCGCGGTCTCTACCAGTTCTACTTTAAGAACATTCTTCCCCGTGTCGGTCAGGCCTTGGCCAAGAACAAGCAAGATGCCTACAAGTACTTGCCAGACAGTGTCGGCGAGTTCCCACATGGCGAAGCGTTAGCCGAGCGGATGCGAGCCGTTGGGCTGAAAGATGTCTACTTCAAGCCGTTTACTTTTGGCGTGGCAACATTATACGTGGGGACAAAATGA
- a CDS encoding UbiX family flavin prenyltransferase: MSLPVVVAITGASGAVYAKRLLNVLHHSGYDVQLSISPSGKVVFQQELGIRLELDNFDPETLVPLTIDADDKRLLETVKLNQATTPGDFQYYHYADFMSPMASGSARSAGMVVCPCSGGTLAGIVSGTCTNLIQRAAEVHLKERRKLILVPRETPLSLGYIDNMKKATEAGAVVMPAMPGWYHGVRSLDDLIDFMVARILDQLEIPHALMQRWGEDA; encoded by the coding sequence ATGAGCCTGCCCGTAGTCGTGGCAATCACCGGAGCAAGCGGAGCCGTCTATGCAAAGCGGCTTTTGAACGTGCTGCACCACAGCGGCTACGATGTGCAACTCTCGATCAGCCCTTCCGGCAAGGTCGTATTTCAGCAGGAATTGGGCATCCGGCTGGAACTCGATAACTTCGATCCCGAAACGCTCGTTCCATTGACGATCGACGCCGACGATAAGCGATTACTCGAAACGGTCAAACTCAATCAAGCCACTACGCCAGGCGACTTTCAGTACTACCACTACGCCGATTTCATGTCGCCCATGGCCAGTGGATCGGCTCGTTCGGCAGGCATGGTCGTGTGCCCTTGCTCCGGAGGCACCCTCGCTGGAATTGTCAGTGGTACTTGCACCAATCTCATTCAACGGGCTGCCGAAGTCCATTTGAAAGAACGCCGTAAACTGATCCTTGTGCCACGTGAGACGCCCCTCTCCCTCGGTTACATCGACAACATGAAAAAAGCAACCGAGGCCGGTGCGGTCGTGATGCCGGCCATGCCAGGCTGGTATCACGGGGTGCGGTCGCTCGATGACCTGATCGACTTCATGGTTGCCCGCATTTTAGATCAGCTGGAAATTCCACACGCTTTAATGCAACGCTGGGGAGAAGATGCCTGA
- a CDS encoding UbiA-like polyprenyltransferase: MPERLRHILEMIRFSHTVFAMPFAVLATLMAWCLPAPEGQTVSLSWQAGLGIVLCMVFARSAAMAFNRLVDRKIDAGNPRTATRHLPSGILSVQSVAFFTVGCSIGFVASTLLFWPNWLPLALSVPVLAFLCGYSYTKRFTSLAHYWLGVSLMLAPICAWVAIRGEVVLAHPPDILPALMLGLGVLFWVAGFDIIYACQDADFDRDTKLRSVPAKYGVPGALRIAAVSHLLAVLAFAALPFTAASLGIIYWIGLAAVAALLLYEHALVRPNDLSKVNLAFFNVNTVIGLGVLAFTSLDLLWN, from the coding sequence ATGCCTGAGCGACTTCGTCACATTTTGGAAATGATCCGCTTCAGCCATACGGTTTTTGCGATGCCGTTTGCCGTGCTGGCAACCCTCATGGCTTGGTGCCTACCGGCTCCTGAAGGGCAAACCGTATCGCTTAGCTGGCAAGCAGGACTAGGAATTGTGCTGTGCATGGTTTTTGCCCGTAGCGCTGCAATGGCATTCAATCGGTTGGTGGATCGAAAAATCGATGCCGGGAACCCACGAACCGCCACACGGCATTTACCCTCGGGCATACTTTCGGTGCAGAGTGTCGCCTTTTTCACCGTCGGTTGTAGCATCGGCTTTGTTGCCTCGACGCTCTTATTCTGGCCAAACTGGCTGCCGCTGGCATTGTCGGTGCCAGTCCTGGCATTTTTGTGCGGATACAGCTACACGAAACGTTTCACTTCTTTGGCCCACTATTGGCTTGGGGTTTCCCTGATGCTCGCCCCCATTTGTGCGTGGGTGGCGATTCGCGGAGAAGTAGTTCTGGCCCACCCGCCCGACATCCTGCCGGCATTGATGCTCGGATTAGGGGTCCTGTTCTGGGTCGCCGGGTTCGACATCATTTATGCCTGTCAAGATGCCGATTTCGACCGCGATACCAAGCTCCGCAGTGTGCCAGCTAAGTACGGTGTGCCAGGAGCTTTACGGATTGCTGCTGTCAGCCACTTGCTGGCCGTGCTGGCCTTCGCTGCCCTGCCCTTTACGGCTGCGTCGCTTGGTATTATTTACTGGATCGGATTGGCCGCCGTTGCCGCTCTGCTGCTGTACGAACACGCTTTGGTCCGCCCCAATGACCTGTCGAAGGTCAATCTGGCGTTTTTCAATGTGAATACAGTCATTGGGCTTGGAGTCCTGGCGTTTACCAGCTTGGATCTCCTTTGGAACTGA
- the mqnE gene encoding aminofutalosine synthase MqnE — MIRADKISLDTIGKKVENGERLNLDEGVFLYRDDVPLNEVAELANKVRERKNGNYAYFNINTHLNPTNVCVYRCNFCAFRADLRDPRGYLMSDEQILARGQEAVDNGCTEMHIVGGLHHQKKFDWYVNVVKILHDTFPMLHLKAWTAVEINWFEFLTKKSVREILEILRDAGLGSMPGGGAEIFHREVRDQICEHKADTGKWHEIHRTAHELGIKTNATMLYGHIENAYHRVDHLIRLRETQDVSGGFQTFIPLAFHPDNTELAELRKLKKPSVMMDLRTMAVSRLMLDNFPHIKAYWIMLGIGTAQTALSYGADDIDGTVRHELIYHDAGATTPEVMSVEDIQRLIVEAGREPVERDTVYNRVIRDPQNQSEWTTGEPVEVG, encoded by the coding sequence ATGATTCGAGCAGACAAGATTTCGTTGGATACCATCGGTAAGAAGGTCGAAAACGGCGAACGCCTGAACCTGGACGAAGGGGTTTTCCTTTACCGGGACGACGTTCCGCTAAATGAAGTCGCGGAGTTGGCCAACAAGGTTCGCGAGCGGAAGAATGGCAACTATGCGTACTTCAACATCAATACGCACCTGAACCCGACCAATGTCTGCGTCTACCGCTGCAACTTCTGTGCGTTCCGGGCCGATCTTCGCGACCCTCGCGGGTACCTGATGAGCGACGAGCAGATCCTCGCTCGCGGACAGGAAGCGGTCGATAACGGTTGCACCGAAATGCACATCGTTGGCGGTCTGCACCATCAAAAGAAGTTCGACTGGTACGTCAACGTCGTGAAGATCCTGCACGACACATTCCCTATGCTGCACCTCAAAGCGTGGACTGCGGTCGAGATCAACTGGTTCGAGTTCCTTACCAAGAAGTCGGTTCGAGAGATCTTGGAAATCCTACGTGACGCGGGCCTCGGCAGCATGCCAGGCGGTGGCGCTGAAATCTTCCACCGCGAAGTCCGCGACCAGATCTGCGAACACAAAGCCGACACCGGCAAATGGCACGAGATCCATCGCACAGCCCACGAACTGGGCATCAAGACGAACGCCACCATGCTGTATGGGCACATCGAGAACGCTTATCATCGAGTCGACCACTTGATTCGCCTGCGAGAGACTCAAGACGTCAGCGGCGGCTTCCAAACGTTCATCCCGCTGGCCTTTCACCCAGACAACACCGAGTTGGCCGAACTGAGGAAGCTGAAGAAGCCATCGGTGATGATGGACCTGCGAACGATGGCCGTCTCGCGCTTGATGCTGGACAACTTTCCACACATCAAAGCGTACTGGATCATGCTCGGTATCGGCACGGCGCAAACAGCCCTGTCATACGGAGCCGACGACATCGACGGAACGGTACGTCACGAACTGATCTACCACGACGCCGGAGCCACCACCCCGGAAGTCATGTCGGTGGAAGACATCCAGCGACTGATCGTCGAGGCCGGCCGAGAACCGGTCGAACGCGACACGGTCTACAACCGGGTGATTCGCGATCCACAGAATCAGTCGGAATGGACAACCGGCGAGCCCGTGGAAGTAGGCTAA
- a CDS encoding sulfatase family protein, protein MYRFTEIGCSLFLVILMTTIGWGEKPNIVIVLTDDQAPWAFGSAVRSGQYRNVPPAATPNLDRLASEGAVFRNFFCTTPVCSPARASFMTGRYASELGIPDFIPQPGHKLYDPNDEVRLDPDGTFTIAELLKTAGYRTGLVGKWHLGDWTAPGNEKFHPTQHGFDYFMGLTGGGTSPDNPMLEEDGVIRKFEGLTTNILTDRAIGFIERNKQRPFFLCLSTRAPHGKWLPVAPEDWQPYAELDPAIPDYPGLDIVRIKKMMREYLASTSGVDRNLGRLLAALDENQLADNTLVIFTSDHGFNMGHHGIWHKGNGLWATKKQPPGEVHNGVKVISNKYRPNLYEESLRVPAVVRWPGIVSPETEIAQTATALDIFPTLAQLAGVQADPQLKGRSLLPLLKGEQPEDWSNDVFAEYNMIHYATASLRCYRTDRFKLVRDDHNQGCDEFYDLVEDPNENNNLINDSRPNIKQKIQELDVLLRQYDAKR, encoded by the coding sequence GTGTATAGATTTACAGAAATTGGATGCAGTCTTTTTCTCGTCATCCTAATGACAACGATCGGCTGGGGAGAAAAGCCAAACATTGTCATCGTGCTGACTGATGATCAGGCACCTTGGGCGTTTGGATCGGCCGTACGTTCCGGTCAGTATCGCAATGTTCCCCCTGCGGCGACACCCAACCTGGATCGCCTCGCCAGCGAAGGAGCCGTCTTTCGTAATTTCTTTTGCACGACACCTGTTTGCAGTCCGGCCCGTGCTTCGTTCATGACAGGACGGTATGCCAGTGAGTTGGGGATTCCCGATTTCATTCCTCAGCCAGGACATAAGCTATACGATCCCAACGACGAAGTTCGCTTGGATCCCGATGGTACGTTCACCATTGCTGAGCTTCTCAAAACGGCCGGCTACCGAACCGGGCTGGTCGGCAAGTGGCACTTGGGGGACTGGACCGCTCCGGGCAATGAGAAGTTTCATCCGACGCAGCACGGGTTCGATTACTTCATGGGACTTACCGGCGGTGGAACGTCTCCGGATAACCCGATGTTGGAAGAAGACGGAGTGATTCGCAAGTTCGAGGGGCTTACGACCAATATTCTGACCGATCGGGCAATCGGCTTTATCGAAAGAAACAAGCAGCGTCCTTTCTTTTTGTGCCTGTCGACCCGGGCACCGCACGGTAAATGGTTGCCGGTAGCGCCCGAAGATTGGCAGCCGTACGCCGAACTCGATCCTGCAATCCCTGATTACCCCGGGCTCGACATCGTGCGGATTAAAAAGATGATGCGTGAGTACCTGGCCAGCACCTCAGGCGTCGACCGAAACCTAGGTCGGCTACTCGCCGCGTTGGATGAGAATCAGTTGGCGGATAATACATTGGTGATTTTTACTTCCGACCACGGGTTCAACATGGGGCACCATGGCATCTGGCACAAAGGGAATGGCTTGTGGGCGACCAAAAAGCAACCGCCAGGCGAGGTTCACAACGGTGTTAAGGTGATTTCCAATAAGTACCGTCCAAACCTGTATGAGGAGTCTCTTCGAGTCCCGGCTGTAGTGCGTTGGCCAGGCATCGTTTCGCCGGAAACAGAGATTGCTCAGACGGCGACGGCGCTCGATATTTTCCCCACGCTGGCACAATTGGCTGGTGTACAAGCAGACCCGCAGCTGAAAGGCCGTAGTCTTTTGCCGCTGTTAAAGGGTGAGCAACCAGAAGACTGGAGCAACGACGTCTTCGCTGAGTACAACATGATCCACTATGCGACCGCTTCGCTTCGATGTTACCGAACCGATCGTTTTAAGCTCGTGCGTGACGATCACAACCAAGGCTGCGACGAGTTCTACGATTTGGTGGAAGACCCGAATGAAAACAACAATTTGATCAACGATTCGCGGCCAAACATTAAGCAGAAGATTCAAGAGCTTGATGTGTTGCTGCGCCAGTATGACGCCAAACGCTGA
- the recG gene encoding ATP-dependent DNA helicase RecG gives MSDSHASTPLQRLRTPVQFLKGVGPQRAEKLAKLQLYTALDLIFFFPRDYQDLLEIVPTDDLKEDEPASITGVIEDVDFRGTGPGRSILGVLVRDNQAYVRGVWFNQPFLRKRFQIGQHVIVSGRPRFQGNRWEMAHPVVDIVEPGDHPEGGKLLPIYPLTEGVRQGLMRKMVHTALETHGGDLEEVLPDSFLKQHELLSVHDALNKIHRPHSRDDMEAARKRFIYQELLVLQLAMSLRKHQLNDRKSALPIPVDFRIDERIRKLLPFELTEDQNKSIHDICHDLNRTIPMNRLLQGDVGTGKTMVSVYAMLAAVAAKTQAALMAPTEVLAKQHARTLTKLLSHAKVRIGVLTGSLTEKERSKLLAEVAAGEIDLLIGTQAIIATEIAFQKLGLVIIDEQHKFGVRQRAALRSAGNDPHYLVMTATPIPRTVALGMFGDLDISTIRNAPPGRQSVSTYIAEDEQRAKWWEFFRKKLREGRQGYVIAPLVDETQRDDTLGGVEQLLEHLANGELEEFRLEMLHGRMPPAEKDAVMQRFANHKIDVLIATTVVEVGVDVANAVLMTIESGERFGLAQLHQLRGRISRGKHPGYLCVFANPATDASKERLAAFAGTTDGFELAEVDFKLRGPGDLFGWKQHGMPPLRIADLQRDGELLAKAREDAFSITDTDPNLAGAKWEKLQRMVMIRYGKSLDIGDLG, from the coding sequence ATGTCAGACAGCCACGCTTCGACCCCTCTGCAGCGTCTTCGCACGCCGGTTCAGTTCCTCAAAGGGGTCGGTCCGCAACGTGCCGAGAAGTTGGCTAAGCTTCAACTTTATACAGCGCTGGACCTCATCTTTTTCTTTCCGCGCGACTATCAAGACTTGCTAGAGATTGTCCCTACCGACGATCTCAAAGAAGACGAACCCGCTTCGATTACCGGCGTGATCGAAGACGTCGACTTCCGCGGAACCGGACCTGGACGCAGCATACTGGGAGTACTCGTTCGCGATAATCAGGCCTACGTTCGCGGTGTTTGGTTTAATCAGCCTTTTCTGCGAAAGCGATTTCAAATCGGACAGCACGTGATCGTATCGGGTCGTCCTCGGTTTCAAGGCAATCGCTGGGAAATGGCCCACCCGGTGGTCGATATCGTCGAGCCAGGCGATCACCCCGAAGGGGGCAAACTGCTGCCGATCTACCCACTAACCGAAGGAGTTCGCCAGGGCTTGATGCGGAAGATGGTTCACACGGCGCTCGAAACGCATGGTGGCGATCTGGAAGAAGTTCTGCCTGACTCGTTTCTGAAGCAACACGAGCTGCTCTCCGTCCACGATGCACTGAATAAGATTCACCGCCCGCACTCTCGCGATGACATGGAAGCAGCCCGAAAGCGGTTCATCTATCAGGAATTGCTTGTGCTGCAACTTGCCATGTCGCTCAGGAAGCATCAGCTCAATGACCGTAAAAGTGCGCTGCCGATTCCCGTTGATTTTCGGATTGATGAACGTATCCGTAAGCTGCTTCCGTTTGAATTGACCGAAGACCAGAACAAGTCGATCCACGATATCTGCCATGACCTGAACCGCACGATCCCCATGAACCGGCTTCTGCAAGGAGACGTGGGAACCGGTAAGACAATGGTCTCGGTCTATGCAATGCTGGCCGCCGTTGCCGCCAAGACCCAGGCCGCCCTGATGGCTCCGACGGAAGTCCTGGCCAAGCAGCACGCAAGAACCCTGACCAAGCTACTCAGTCATGCGAAAGTTCGGATTGGGGTACTGACGGGCTCGCTGACCGAGAAGGAACGCTCGAAGCTGTTGGCAGAGGTCGCCGCCGGTGAGATCGACCTACTGATCGGAACTCAGGCCATCATTGCGACCGAAATTGCGTTTCAAAAGCTCGGCTTGGTGATCATCGACGAGCAGCACAAGTTCGGCGTCCGTCAACGCGCCGCGCTGCGAAGTGCGGGCAACGATCCGCATTACCTGGTGATGACCGCCACGCCGATTCCCCGCACGGTGGCCTTGGGCATGTTCGGAGATCTTGATATCTCGACCATCCGCAACGCCCCGCCTGGTCGGCAGTCAGTCAGCACTTACATTGCCGAAGACGAGCAGCGGGCCAAGTGGTGGGAGTTTTTTCGCAAGAAGCTTCGTGAAGGGCGGCAAGGTTACGTCATTGCACCGCTGGTTGATGAAACGCAGCGCGACGACACACTCGGCGGCGTCGAGCAACTGCTCGAGCACCTGGCCAACGGCGAACTGGAAGAGTTTCGTTTGGAGATGTTGCATGGACGCATGCCGCCAGCCGAAAAGGATGCTGTGATGCAGCGTTTTGCCAATCATAAGATCGATGTCTTGATTGCCACGACGGTGGTGGAAGTCGGCGTCGACGTCGCGAATGCGGTGCTCATGACGATAGAAAGCGGCGAACGCTTCGGCCTGGCTCAACTGCATCAGCTTCGCGGTCGGATCAGCCGTGGCAAGCACCCCGGCTATCTTTGTGTGTTTGCCAATCCGGCAACGGACGCCTCGAAGGAACGCTTAGCGGCATTCGCAGGCACTACCGACGGATTCGAGTTGGCCGAAGTCGACTTTAAGCTTCGTGGCCCCGGCGATCTGTTCGGGTGGAAACAACACGGCATGCCCCCGCTACGAATCGCTGATTTGCAGCGCGACGGTGAACTGCTGGCCAAGGCCCGTGAGGATGCGTTTTCGATCACCGATACCGATCCCAACCTGGCCGGGGCGAAGTGGGAAAAGCTTCAGCGAATGGTAATGATCCGATACGGGAAATCACTCGATATTGGCGACTTGGGTTAG
- the rnhA gene encoding ribonuclease HI has translation MAATFEPEVLLYTDGACSGNPGPGGWACILRHPSTGKEMEKSGGERETTNNRMELMAVIQGLQTLSRACNIELFTDSVYVGKGMTEWMPNWKKNNWQRKEGKQWKPVKNDDLWKQLDEQLQKHRVKYTRVAGHSGHPENDRCDELAVAAYQPYR, from the coding sequence ATGGCGGCCACCTTCGAGCCTGAGGTTCTTCTTTACACCGATGGAGCCTGTAGCGGGAACCCTGGCCCCGGCGGCTGGGCGTGCATCTTGCGGCATCCTTCTACCGGCAAAGAAATGGAAAAATCAGGCGGCGAACGCGAGACGACCAACAATCGCATGGAATTGATGGCCGTCATCCAGGGCCTGCAAACCCTGAGCCGGGCATGCAATATCGAACTGTTTACCGATAGCGTGTATGTCGGCAAAGGCATGACCGAGTGGATGCCAAACTGGAAGAAGAACAACTGGCAACGCAAAGAAGGCAAACAGTGGAAGCCAGTTAAGAATGACGACCTGTGGAAACAGTTGGACGAGCAACTGCAAAAACATCGCGTGAAATATACCCGGGTCGCCGGTCACAGTGGACACCCGGAAAACGATCGTTGCGATGAATTGGCCGTGGCGGCGTATCAGCCGTACCGATAA
- a CDS encoding sensor histidine kinase has translation MSYRSIKRVLGETNLERKCRFLYGTCLLLLITGSFWWYGQSTEQLVHNNNLSTGRHLVDAVLMKIHWKHDAQAQKNPEGWDEHVRDTGLELEYMKYDWEVMTLDPADRKLAATSRPEERILLPANEEEAEILRRLKDIQQTRDKDILEKFLSTPGISTQETTDEFVELGRGGDDNDEDTIAYSPASEAFYDAQRQKYIYYQPIYWKRNCTVACHNTNLDLAVSTTGFPLENELPFNVIKIVKDDEITQIALTKNRAYLLATAIITVALSMIALYLIVRYIIVKPLTHLRDVSDEVSQGHLDVRAEIYTGDEFEDLATSFNRMLAHLIDAQNKLTYVNHDLDGKVDQLAQANMQLYEMNCLKSDFLASMSHELRTPLNSILGFSDVLRGIDSLNDKQKRYVENIRKSGRLLLDMINDILDLAKVESGRMEVRPSRFSVASIVSGACDMVRSLTEEKNIDLTCHVDPQEEPALQDQSKFQQILTNLLSNAIKFTPEGGRIVVKANRIDNRLELSVSDTGVGIAEEDREIIFEKFRQGTASQGDTLTREYSGTGLGLSIVRELCQLLGGTVRAESELGKGSTFFVDIPWVIEDRPDVREDSFTSRIDDITKSKHGDFVRIQGSRQVETPETIDSTTRN, from the coding sequence ATGTCCTATCGTTCCATCAAGCGCGTACTCGGCGAGACCAATCTCGAGCGAAAATGCCGCTTTCTGTACGGAACGTGTCTGTTGCTGCTGATTACCGGCAGCTTCTGGTGGTACGGACAGTCTACCGAACAGTTGGTGCATAACAACAACCTAAGTACCGGTCGGCATTTGGTCGATGCGGTGCTTATGAAGATCCACTGGAAGCATGATGCTCAGGCTCAGAAAAATCCTGAAGGATGGGACGAGCACGTTCGCGATACGGGGCTCGAACTGGAGTACATGAAGTACGACTGGGAAGTGATGACACTTGACCCGGCCGACCGCAAGCTTGCCGCAACGAGTCGACCCGAAGAACGCATTCTTCTGCCTGCCAATGAAGAGGAAGCCGAGATCCTACGGCGGTTGAAGGATATTCAGCAAACGCGTGATAAGGATATCCTCGAAAAATTCCTCAGCACGCCTGGCATCAGCACCCAAGAAACGACCGACGAATTCGTGGAACTAGGGCGGGGTGGTGACGATAACGACGAAGACACCATTGCCTATTCGCCGGCGTCGGAAGCTTTCTACGATGCCCAGCGTCAGAAGTACATTTACTATCAGCCCATCTATTGGAAACGAAACTGCACAGTTGCCTGCCACAACACGAATCTAGATCTGGCCGTCTCGACCACTGGGTTTCCGCTTGAGAATGAATTGCCTTTCAACGTGATCAAGATCGTCAAAGACGACGAGATCACGCAGATCGCGCTTACCAAAAACCGGGCCTACCTGCTCGCTACGGCGATCATTACGGTGGCGCTTTCCATGATCGCACTTTACTTGATTGTCCGGTACATCATCGTGAAACCGCTGACTCACCTGCGTGATGTGAGCGACGAGGTGAGCCAGGGACACTTGGACGTACGAGCCGAGATCTACACTGGTGACGAATTTGAAGATTTAGCGACATCGTTCAACCGCATGTTGGCTCACTTGATCGATGCCCAGAACAAGTTGACCTACGTCAACCACGATCTCGACGGCAAGGTCGATCAACTGGCCCAAGCCAACATGCAGTTGTACGAGATGAACTGCTTGAAAAGCGACTTCCTGGCAAGTATGAGCCACGAACTGCGGACGCCGCTCAATAGTATCTTGGGTTTCTCGGACGTGCTGCGTGGCATCGACAGCCTGAACGATAAACAGAAGCGTTACGTCGAGAATATCCGAAAATCGGGGCGTTTGTTGTTGGACATGATCAACGACATTCTCGACCTAGCCAAGGTGGAAAGCGGCCGGATGGAAGTCCGCCCGTCGCGCTTCTCGGTCGCCTCGATTGTCAGCGGCGCGTGTGACATGGTTCGCTCTCTTACTGAAGAAAAGAACATCGATCTGACGTGTCACGTCGATCCCCAGGAAGAGCCGGCGCTTCAGGACCAATCGAAGTTCCAGCAAATTCTGACGAACTTGCTTTCCAATGCCATTAAGTTCACGCCGGAAGGAGGACGCATTGTCGTTAAAGCGAATCGCATCGACAATCGGCTTGAGCTTTCGGTGAGCGACACGGGTGTGGGCATTGCGGAAGAGGATCGCGAAATCATTTTCGAGAAGTTCCGACAAGGAACGGCCTCGCAAGGGGACACACTCACGCGTGAATACTCGGGGACAGGCCTCGGCTTGTCGATCGTCCGAGAGTTATGCCAACTGCTAGGTGGAACGGTTCGCGCTGAGAGCGAACTGGGCAAAGGTAGCACGTTTTTCGTGGACATCCCGTGGGTAATTGAAGACCGTCCCGATGTTCGTGAAGACTCGTTCACTTCCCGCATCGATGACATCACGAAGAGCAAGCATGGCGATTTTGTCCGAATTCAAGGGTCGCGTCAGGTAGAAACGCCGGAAACGATCGATTCGACGACGAGAAATTGA